A genomic segment from Streptomyces sp. NBC_00654 encodes:
- a CDS encoding methylmalonyl-CoA mutase: MTRESESGLPIEPVYGPDALDGWRADQKLGEPGAYPFTRGVYPTMYTGRPWTMRQYAGFGTATESNARYQQLIANGTMGLSVAFDLPTQMGHDSDAPIASGEVGKVGVAIDSLDDMRVLFGGIPLDKVSTSMTINAPAALLLLLYQLVGEEQGVPADRLTGTIQNDVLKEYIARGTYIFPPAPSLRLIADIFKYCQAEIPKWNTISISGYHMAEAGASPAQEIAFTLADGIEYVRTAVAAGMDVDDFAPRLSFFFVARTTILEEVAKFRAARRIWARVMKEEFGAKNPKSLMLRFHTQTAGVQLTAQQPEVNLVRVAVQGLGAVLGGTQSLHTNSFDEAIALPTDKSARLALRTQQVLAYETDVTATVDPFAGSYVVESMTDDVEEAALGLMRKVEDMGGAVSAIERGFQKGEIERSAYRIAQETDSGERVVVGVNRFRLDEEEPYEPLRVDPEIEAQQARRLAALRAGRDQEAVDAALVRLKEAAGGTDNVLYPMKDALKARATVGEVCDALREVWGTYVPTDAF, translated from the coding sequence ATGACGCGAGAGTCCGAGTCGGGACTGCCCATCGAGCCGGTGTACGGGCCGGACGCGCTCGACGGCTGGCGGGCGGACCAGAAGCTCGGCGAGCCCGGTGCGTACCCCTTCACCCGCGGTGTCTACCCGACGATGTACACCGGGCGGCCCTGGACGATGCGCCAGTACGCCGGTTTCGGCACCGCCACCGAGTCGAACGCCCGCTATCAGCAGCTCATCGCCAACGGCACCATGGGCCTGTCGGTCGCCTTCGACCTGCCCACCCAGATGGGCCACGACTCCGACGCCCCGATCGCCTCGGGCGAGGTCGGCAAGGTCGGGGTGGCGATCGACTCGCTCGACGACATGCGCGTCCTGTTCGGCGGGATTCCGCTGGACAAGGTCTCCACCTCCATGACCATCAACGCCCCCGCCGCACTCCTGCTGCTGCTCTACCAACTGGTCGGCGAGGAGCAGGGCGTCCCGGCCGACCGGCTGACGGGAACCATCCAGAACGATGTGCTCAAGGAGTACATCGCCCGCGGCACCTACATCTTCCCGCCGGCGCCCTCGCTCCGGCTGATCGCGGACATCTTCAAGTACTGCCAGGCCGAGATCCCCAAGTGGAACACCATCTCCATCTCCGGCTACCACATGGCCGAGGCCGGAGCCTCGCCCGCGCAGGAGATCGCCTTCACCCTCGCGGACGGCATCGAGTACGTCCGTACGGCGGTGGCGGCGGGCATGGACGTCGACGACTTCGCCCCGCGCCTCTCCTTCTTCTTCGTCGCCCGCACCACGATCCTCGAAGAGGTCGCCAAATTCCGGGCCGCCCGCCGGATCTGGGCCCGGGTGATGAAGGAGGAGTTCGGCGCGAAGAACCCCAAGTCGCTGATGCTGCGCTTCCACACCCAGACCGCGGGCGTCCAGCTCACCGCCCAGCAGCCCGAGGTCAACCTCGTCCGCGTCGCCGTGCAGGGGCTGGGCGCGGTCCTCGGCGGCACCCAGTCGCTGCACACCAACTCCTTCGACGAGGCCATCGCCCTGCCCACCGACAAGTCCGCCCGCCTCGCGCTGCGCACCCAGCAGGTCCTCGCGTACGAGACGGACGTCACGGCCACCGTCGACCCGTTCGCCGGGTCGTACGTCGTCGAGAGCATGACGGACGACGTGGAGGAGGCCGCCCTCGGACTGATGCGCAAGGTCGAGGACATGGGCGGTGCCGTCAGCGCGATCGAGCGCGGTTTCCAGAAGGGCGAGATCGAGCGCAGCGCGTACCGCATCGCGCAGGAGACCGACAGCGGCGAGCGCGTCGTCGTCGGCGTCAACCGCTTCCGGCTCGACGAGGAGGAGCCGTACGAGCCGCTGCGCGTGGACCCGGAGATCGAGGCCCAGCAGGCCCGGCGGCTGGCCGCGCTCCGTGCCGGACGGGACCAGGAGGCGGTCGACGCCGCGCTGGTGCGGCTGAAGGAGGCGGCGGGGGGAACGGACAACGTGCTGTACCCGATGAAGGACGCGCTCAAGGCGCGGGCGACGGTGGGCGAGGTCTGCGACGCGCTGCGGGAGGTCTGGGGGACGTACGTGCCCACGGACGCCTTCTGA
- a CDS encoding MarR family winged helix-turn-helix transcriptional regulator yields the protein MDYSHDDAGLARQPIGYWAWAAHKAAVTHIRAALAEHGLTQPRWWVLNQLGDADGEGRVREELVTMLKGYLDVGDSMEPEVDALIGQGLVTQAPDTRLRLTAEGHALRERALGGVTRASADIHDGIPPEEFVAALKVLQRMIHNVGGQAWHH from the coding sequence ATGGACTACTCACACGATGACGCGGGTCTTGCCCGTCAGCCGATCGGGTACTGGGCCTGGGCCGCGCACAAGGCGGCCGTGACACACATCCGGGCCGCGCTCGCGGAGCACGGTCTGACCCAGCCCCGGTGGTGGGTCCTCAACCAGCTCGGCGACGCGGACGGGGAGGGCCGGGTCCGCGAGGAGCTGGTGACGATGCTGAAGGGCTACCTGGACGTCGGGGACAGCATGGAGCCCGAGGTCGACGCCCTGATCGGGCAGGGTCTGGTCACCCAGGCACCGGACACCCGGCTGCGGCTGACCGCCGAGGGGCACGCGCTGCGCGAAAGGGCGCTCGGCGGCGTGACGCGGGCCAGTGCGGACATCCACGACGGCATCCCGCCCGAGGAGTTCGTGGCCGCGCTCAAGGTCCTCCAGCGGATGATCCACAACGTCGGCGGCCAGGCCTGGCACCACTGA
- a CDS encoding polysialyltransferase family glycosyltransferase, with amino-acid sequence MSLSPSRRRTTQIFAASTLYGAATLAAALDTDCFAPADRRILLVCNNAAIPETTPSLDAMPGFERLRGRFDDVVSWNGTIAPFHPSGWAPRPDDVPLWERYLRLAWGLGDDEVELAVESIQVNPAMAITQIFSGAPVDVYADGLMSYGPTRNKIDPLVGTRVGRLLHLDLVPGLKPLLLTEFGVVPQIVRTEAFREVLAELAGVPAGLPSVESPALLLGQYLSALGLISAAEEENLHLRMMRGAVALGHTRLVFKPHPTAPAQWSRAMEAEAERLGAELTVLDAGILTAPVLAEVLYERMRPALVVGCFSTALLTASAFYGLPVARVGTELLLDRLAPYENSNRVPVTLVDALLPELGDRAAVLAQRPSDGAEQEVSALVRAVGFAMQPRIYPQLRPEAERYLADRLTPVTWRYFKRRRLTALALPGAVPSQFAFLPRNATVRRVAKRARSLRRAVRG; translated from the coding sequence ATGAGCCTGTCCCCGTCGCGCCGCCGCACCACCCAGATCTTCGCCGCCTCCACCCTCTACGGCGCGGCCACGCTCGCCGCCGCCCTGGACACCGACTGCTTCGCTCCGGCCGACCGCCGCATCCTGCTCGTCTGCAACAACGCCGCGATCCCGGAGACCACCCCGTCCCTCGACGCGATGCCGGGCTTCGAGCGGCTGCGCGGCCGTTTCGACGACGTGGTGTCCTGGAACGGGACCATCGCGCCCTTCCACCCGAGCGGCTGGGCGCCGCGCCCCGACGACGTACCCCTGTGGGAGCGGTATCTGCGGCTCGCCTGGGGGCTCGGCGACGACGAGGTCGAGCTGGCCGTCGAGTCGATCCAGGTCAACCCGGCCATGGCGATCACCCAGATCTTCTCCGGCGCGCCGGTCGATGTGTACGCCGACGGGCTGATGAGCTACGGGCCGACCCGCAACAAGATCGACCCACTGGTCGGGACGCGGGTGGGGCGGCTGCTGCATCTGGACCTGGTGCCGGGTCTGAAGCCGCTGCTGCTCACCGAGTTCGGCGTGGTGCCGCAGATCGTGCGGACCGAGGCGTTCCGCGAGGTGCTGGCCGAACTGGCCGGTGTGCCGGCCGGCCTGCCGTCGGTGGAGTCGCCCGCGCTGCTGCTGGGCCAGTACCTCTCCGCGCTGGGGCTCATCTCCGCCGCCGAGGAGGAGAACCTGCACCTGCGGATGATGCGGGGCGCGGTGGCACTCGGCCACACCCGTCTGGTGTTCAAGCCGCATCCGACGGCTCCGGCCCAGTGGTCGAGGGCGATGGAGGCGGAGGCGGAGCGGCTCGGTGCCGAACTGACCGTGCTGGACGCCGGGATCCTCACCGCGCCGGTCCTCGCGGAGGTCCTCTACGAGCGGATGCGGCCCGCGCTGGTCGTCGGCTGTTTCTCGACGGCGCTGCTCACCGCGTCCGCGTTCTACGGGCTGCCGGTCGCCCGGGTCGGCACGGAGCTGCTGCTGGACCGGCTCGCTCCGTACGAGAACAGCAACCGGGTGCCGGTCACCCTGGTGGACGCCCTGCTGCCGGAGCTGGGGGACCGGGCGGCGGTGCTGGCGCAGCGGCCTTCGGACGGTGCCGAGCAGGAGGTGTCCGCGCTGGTGCGGGCGGTCGGGTTCGCCATGCAGCCCCGGATATACCCGCAGCTGCGGCCGGAGGCGGAGCGGTATCTCGCGGACCGGCTGACGCCGGTGACCTGGCGGTACTTCAAGCGGCGCCGGCTCACCGCGCTGGCGCTGCCGGGGGCGGTGCCGTCCCAGTTCGCGTTCCTGCCGCGCAACGCGACGGTACGCAGGGTGGCGAAGCGGGCGCGGTCGCTGCGGCGCGCGGTGCGCGGGTAG
- a CDS encoding acyltransferase: MTITPQDAGTAARAATLPLSAPRSTPRATPEKSSGARPRDPSPARPKVRMRALDGLRLLAALMVAGYHYGGRGGDITEAWGSSAAVQFPTAHSWFAYGCLGVQIFFVISGFVICMSGWGRSLNAFFASRVSRLMPAYWVAVALVTLVFALPWVAYEAVSPSDALVNMTLLQQPLGVDRVLGVCWTLWAEVRFYALFALCVVLPGANRRRVVLFCAVWTLAAALAKASGEPFLDVLLMPEYAPYFIGGIGLYLVHRDRRDALAWGIVGVSWLLGQHYAVADLWHPAGPDAFSYRSSTVIVLVVTAGFAAVAAIALGALNRIDWQWLTVAGALTYPFYLVHEHLGWVVVGALHRGLGVPAWGTFALTVAAMLALAWLLHRFVERRFTPLLRGALSRTSLDLKRG, encoded by the coding sequence TTGACCATCACACCGCAGGACGCGGGCACGGCGGCCCGCGCCGCCACGCTCCCCCTCTCCGCCCCCCGGAGCACCCCCCGGGCCACCCCGGAGAAATCGTCCGGAGCCCGGCCGCGGGACCCGTCGCCCGCGCGGCCGAAGGTCCGGATGCGCGCCCTGGACGGGCTGCGGCTGCTGGCCGCGCTGATGGTCGCGGGCTACCACTACGGCGGCCGGGGCGGCGACATCACCGAGGCGTGGGGCAGTTCCGCGGCGGTGCAGTTCCCGACCGCCCACAGCTGGTTCGCCTATGGCTGTCTCGGGGTGCAGATCTTCTTCGTGATCAGCGGTTTCGTGATCTGCATGAGCGGCTGGGGCCGTTCACTGAACGCGTTCTTCGCCTCGCGGGTCTCCCGGCTGATGCCCGCGTACTGGGTGGCCGTCGCCCTGGTGACCCTCGTCTTCGCGCTGCCCTGGGTGGCGTACGAGGCGGTGTCGCCCAGTGACGCGCTCGTCAACATGACACTGCTCCAGCAGCCGTTGGGCGTGGACCGGGTGCTGGGGGTGTGCTGGACGCTCTGGGCGGAGGTGCGGTTCTACGCCCTGTTCGCGCTGTGCGTCGTGCTGCCCGGGGCGAACCGGCGGCGGGTGGTGCTGTTCTGCGCCGTGTGGACGCTGGCGGCGGCACTGGCGAAGGCCTCGGGCGAGCCGTTCCTCGATGTGCTCCTGATGCCGGAGTACGCCCCGTACTTCATCGGCGGCATCGGTCTGTATCTCGTGCACCGGGACCGTCGGGACGCGTTGGCCTGGGGCATCGTCGGGGTGAGCTGGCTGCTGGGCCAGCACTACGCGGTGGCGGACCTGTGGCACCCGGCCGGCCCGGACGCCTTCTCCTACCGTTCGTCCACGGTGATCGTCCTGGTCGTGACGGCGGGCTTCGCCGCGGTCGCGGCCATCGCGCTGGGGGCCCTGAACCGGATCGACTGGCAGTGGCTGACGGTCGCCGGGGCGCTGACGTACCCCTTCTATCTGGTGCACGAGCACCTCGGCTGGGTGGTCGTGGGGGCCCTGCACCGGGGCCTGGGCGTACCGGCCTGGGGGACGTTCGCGCTGACGGTGGCGGCGATGCTGGCGCTGGCCTGGCTGCTGCACCGGTTCGTGGAGCGGCGGTTCACCCCGCTGCTGCGGGGCGCCCTCTCCCGGACGTCCCTTGACCTCAAGCGTGGTTGA
- a CDS encoding RNA polymerase sigma factor, whose amino-acid sequence MLGDDAELTAAVLAAQDGDEDAFRAVYRAVQPRLLGYIRTLVGEPDAEDVASESWLQIARDLGRFSGDADRFRGWAARIARNRSLDHLRMRSRRPAIGGDESELTGRPGDSDTAGDAIEALDTDRTMSLIAQLPQDQAEAVVLRVVVGLDAKSAAQTLGKRPGAVRTAAHRGLKRLAELLGADPSEEAGDRTPDPGGTFDRAAEPGPDDGAGQGGSGGAELGALPAQRPGRHGSAAPAGVIPGVTHSRPWTQKDM is encoded by the coding sequence GTGCTGGGGGACGACGCGGAGCTGACCGCCGCGGTGCTCGCGGCACAGGACGGGGACGAGGACGCCTTCCGTGCTGTGTACCGCGCGGTGCAGCCGCGGCTGTTGGGCTACATACGGACACTGGTGGGGGAGCCGGACGCGGAGGACGTGGCGTCCGAGTCGTGGCTGCAGATAGCCAGGGACCTCGGCCGGTTCAGCGGTGACGCCGACCGGTTCCGCGGATGGGCGGCCCGGATCGCGCGCAACCGCTCCCTGGACCATCTGCGGATGCGCAGCAGGCGCCCCGCCATCGGCGGCGACGAGTCCGAACTGACCGGCAGGCCGGGCGACTCGGACACCGCGGGCGATGCCATCGAGGCGCTGGACACCGACCGCACCATGTCGCTCATCGCCCAGCTGCCGCAGGACCAGGCCGAGGCCGTCGTGCTGCGGGTGGTGGTCGGCCTGGACGCGAAGAGCGCGGCGCAGACCCTGGGCAAGCGGCCCGGCGCCGTACGTACCGCCGCGCACCGTGGCCTGAAACGGCTGGCGGAGCTGCTCGGCGCGGACCCGTCGGAGGAGGCGGGGGACCGGACACCGGACCCGGGCGGGACCTTCGACCGGGCGGCGGAGCCGGGGCCGGACGACGGTGCAGGTCAAGGTGGATCCGGGGGAGCGGAACTGGGCGCTCTGCCCGCGCAGCGCCCCGGACGTCATGGTTCGGCGGCACCCGCCGGTGTCATTCCCGGTGTGACGCATTCACGCCCGTGGACGCAGAAGGACATGTGA
- a CDS encoding glycosyltransferase family 2 protein, protein MVKLSVIVPFYNVQTYAPDTLRSLRANAREDFEFILVDDCSTDGTADILRRAQDDIPGVVLLRHERNGGLATARNTGLDAARGQYLAFLDGDDWLAPGHYAELLARTEALGCDFVRTDHVQVEGTSRTVHRVPHGGRERVMDPREAILPADRSTSVDYPYAWAGLYHRRLLDRGLLHFTDGLRTAEDRPWIWRLHRSADSFAVLGMLGIFYRRGVASSLTQIGDVRQLDFIRSFDQVVRETAEDRDAEVLLPKAVRTYCAIISHHMSSIERFEPPVARTLKSLSAAALKRMPQPVLDDALDSMDVQRATLLRRLRRRPVAAKEATAA, encoded by the coding sequence GTGGTTAAGCTCTCCGTCATCGTGCCGTTCTACAACGTGCAGACATACGCGCCCGACACGCTCAGAAGCCTACGGGCCAACGCCCGTGAGGACTTCGAGTTCATCCTTGTCGACGACTGTTCGACCGACGGGACGGCGGACATCCTGCGCCGGGCCCAGGACGACATCCCGGGGGTGGTCCTGCTCAGACACGAGCGGAACGGAGGGCTGGCCACCGCCCGCAATACGGGCCTGGACGCGGCGCGCGGCCAGTACCTCGCCTTCCTGGACGGCGACGACTGGCTGGCGCCCGGCCACTACGCCGAACTCCTGGCCCGTACCGAGGCGTTGGGCTGTGACTTCGTGCGCACCGACCATGTCCAGGTGGAGGGCACCAGCCGTACGGTGCACCGCGTCCCGCACGGCGGGCGCGAGCGGGTGATGGACCCGCGCGAGGCGATCCTGCCCGCCGACCGGTCGACGTCGGTGGACTATCCGTACGCCTGGGCGGGCCTCTACCACCGCCGGCTGCTGGACCGCGGGCTGCTGCATTTCACCGACGGGCTGCGCACGGCCGAGGACCGGCCGTGGATCTGGCGGCTGCACCGCAGCGCGGATTCCTTCGCGGTACTCGGAATGCTGGGTATTTTCTACCGGCGCGGAGTGGCTTCCTCACTGACACAGATCGGTGATGTGCGTCAGCTCGATTTCATTCGCTCCTTCGACCAGGTCGTCCGGGAAACCGCGGAGGACCGCGACGCGGAAGTGCTGCTGCCGAAGGCGGTACGCACGTACTGCGCGATCATTTCCCATCACATGAGCTCGATCGAGAGGTTCGAACCGCCCGTGGCCCGCACCCTGAAATCGCTCAGTGCGGCGGCACTCAAGCGCATGCCCCAGCCGGTGCTGGACGACGCGCTCGACTCCATGGACGTCCAGCGCGCGACCCTTCTGCGCCGGCTGCGCCGGCGGCCCGTCGCCGCGAAGGAGGCGACGGCAGCATGA
- the leuE gene encoding leucine efflux protein LeuE: MLGVTDLPTYLAGLVLIVLLPGPNSLYVLSVAARRGVRTGYVAAAGVWTGDTVLMTLSALGAASLLQTTPLLFTLVKYAGAGYLTWLAIGMLRAAVSLWRERHRRVAELTDEAGAPQAAAEMERPYRRALVVSLFNPKAILFVISFFVQFVEPGYAYPALSFLLLGTLLQFASFLYLSMLIFGGTRLASAFRRRKRLSAGATSAAGVLFLGFAAKLSISSI, encoded by the coding sequence ATGCTGGGTGTCACCGATCTTCCGACCTATCTCGCCGGCCTGGTGCTGATCGTCCTTCTGCCGGGGCCGAATTCGCTGTACGTGCTCTCCGTCGCCGCCCGGCGCGGTGTACGGACCGGCTATGTGGCCGCCGCCGGTGTCTGGACCGGGGACACGGTCCTGATGACGCTCTCCGCGCTGGGCGCCGCCTCCCTGCTCCAGACGACTCCGCTGCTGTTCACCCTCGTCAAGTACGCGGGAGCGGGCTATCTGACCTGGCTGGCCATCGGGATGCTGCGGGCGGCCGTGTCGCTGTGGCGCGAGCGGCACCGGCGGGTGGCCGAGCTGACGGACGAGGCCGGGGCGCCGCAGGCGGCGGCCGAGATGGAGCGGCCCTACCGGCGGGCGCTGGTGGTCAGCCTGTTCAACCCGAAGGCGATCCTGTTCGTGATCTCCTTCTTCGTGCAGTTCGTCGAGCCCGGCTACGCCTACCCGGCCCTGTCCTTCCTCCTGCTGGGCACGCTGCTCCAGTTCGCCAGCTTCCTGTACCTCTCGATGCTCATATTCGGGGGCACCCGGCTGGCCTCCGCGTTCCGCCGCCGCAAGCGGCTCTCGGCGGGGGCCACTTCGGCGGCGGGCGTGCTGTTCCTCGGATTCGCGGCGAAGCTCTCGATCAGCAGTATCTGA
- a CDS encoding glycosyltransferase gives MTAPTPANVLPGTPANALGGTSANALTGKRRVAFASFVDENYLPGFLTLLRSLALSNPQVCEDFLVLHDGLRPASVAKIRALHPRVDFRRVDADHYDTYAKGDQDNYLVRKAYFILDVFRVRDYDTVITLDTDMVVLDDLGELLRLRDGLAAVPQFFYGQHKLNSGLLVIQREYLSDEFCAELDEVGRAGTYELDKHDQGILNAVLDGDFLRLDARYNFVKRRLSGDLPVPEGTAILHFTGRHKPWQGGEAGYGEAEARWHAYELSDADFHAAYLAAGTPKHHDLLVHYGTPHVLRTGDVESARRVAAAHIGAGEYQEAADLLGRVRIPVDEAWPHEVLGHALMSVSRYEEARAQLLLATAAPNRAATAFGRLAQIAWIHGDDEGAADYARQGLGVDPTHRANRLTHLRTTGLVPPAEGPASGQLAHVAFYMERQGNAGDKLLPESVRLAFGQDTGPGRWHSVHAHRLFDEAALERVNDRRGLVIGGGGLFIPDTAPNGNSGWQWNVPDGLLERIDVPVMVYAVGFNAFDGQAYGHGRDRFLSSLRTLVERSAFFGLRNHGSIEKVRDLLPPELHHKVRFQPCPTTVTRQLVDGWQDPATREDTILVNAAYDRAGLRFGHDYGHFLGEMATAVTALGELAGVKCVAHSLDDERIAFDLRREYGISLPVIPMYDFDNDAIRDTYARTKLVIGMRGHAGMIPFGCGTPVISLISHPKMAYFLADIERPEWGISVHDRHLGARLTERAAGLLADHAAAVADVHGRQRELWKVTEANAADLRVILGR, from the coding sequence ATGACGGCTCCCACCCCCGCGAACGTGCTCCCCGGGACCCCCGCGAACGCGCTCGGCGGAACCTCCGCGAACGCGCTCACCGGCAAGCGCCGCGTCGCCTTCGCGAGCTTCGTCGACGAGAACTACCTGCCCGGCTTCCTGACCCTGCTCCGCAGCCTCGCCCTTTCCAACCCGCAGGTCTGCGAGGACTTCCTCGTCCTGCACGACGGACTGCGCCCCGCCTCGGTCGCGAAGATCCGCGCCCTGCACCCGCGCGTCGACTTCCGGCGTGTGGACGCCGACCACTACGACACGTACGCCAAGGGCGACCAGGACAACTACCTGGTGCGCAAGGCGTACTTCATCCTCGATGTGTTCCGGGTGCGTGACTACGACACCGTGATCACGCTGGACACCGACATGGTGGTCCTCGACGACCTGGGCGAGCTGCTCCGGCTGCGCGACGGCCTCGCCGCCGTCCCGCAGTTCTTCTACGGGCAGCACAAGCTCAACAGCGGGCTGCTGGTCATCCAGCGCGAGTATCTGAGCGACGAGTTCTGTGCCGAGCTGGACGAGGTCGGCCGGGCCGGTACGTATGAGTTGGACAAGCACGACCAGGGCATCCTGAACGCCGTGCTGGACGGGGACTTCCTCCGTCTCGACGCCCGCTACAACTTCGTCAAGCGGCGGCTCTCGGGCGACCTCCCGGTCCCCGAGGGCACCGCGATCCTGCACTTCACGGGGCGGCACAAGCCCTGGCAGGGCGGCGAGGCGGGGTACGGCGAGGCCGAGGCGCGCTGGCACGCGTACGAGCTGTCCGACGCCGACTTCCACGCGGCGTACCTCGCCGCCGGCACGCCCAAGCACCACGACCTGCTGGTCCACTACGGCACCCCGCACGTCCTGCGCACCGGCGATGTGGAGAGCGCCCGCAGGGTCGCCGCCGCCCATATCGGCGCGGGGGAGTACCAGGAGGCCGCCGACCTGCTGGGCCGGGTCCGTATCCCGGTCGACGAGGCCTGGCCGCACGAGGTGCTGGGGCACGCCCTGATGAGCGTCTCCCGGTACGAGGAGGCCCGCGCCCAGCTGCTGCTGGCCACCGCCGCGCCGAACCGGGCCGCGACCGCCTTCGGCCGGCTCGCCCAGATCGCCTGGATCCACGGCGACGACGAGGGGGCCGCGGACTACGCCCGCCAGGGGCTCGGTGTCGACCCGACGCACCGGGCGAACCGGCTGACGCACCTGCGCACCACCGGCCTCGTCCCGCCCGCCGAGGGCCCCGCCTCCGGCCAGCTCGCCCATGTCGCCTTCTACATGGAGCGCCAGGGCAACGCGGGCGACAAGCTGCTGCCCGAGAGCGTACGGCTGGCCTTCGGCCAGGACACCGGACCCGGACGCTGGCACTCCGTCCACGCCCACCGCCTCTTCGACGAGGCGGCCCTGGAACGGGTCAACGACCGCCGCGGCCTGGTCATCGGCGGCGGCGGGCTCTTCATCCCGGACACCGCGCCGAACGGCAACAGCGGCTGGCAGTGGAACGTGCCGGACGGGCTGCTGGAGCGGATCGACGTCCCCGTCATGGTGTACGCGGTCGGCTTCAACGCCTTCGACGGCCAGGCGTACGGGCACGGCCGCGACCGTTTCCTGTCCAGCCTGCGCACCCTCGTGGAGCGCTCCGCGTTCTTCGGGCTGCGCAACCACGGATCGATCGAGAAGGTCCGCGACCTGCTGCCGCCCGAGCTGCACCACAAGGTGCGCTTCCAGCCCTGCCCGACCACGGTCACCCGGCAGCTGGTCGACGGCTGGCAGGACCCGGCCACCCGCGAGGACACCATCCTGGTCAACGCCGCGTACGACCGGGCGGGACTCCGCTTCGGCCACGACTACGGGCACTTCCTCGGCGAGATGGCCACCGCCGTCACCGCCCTGGGGGAGCTGGCCGGGGTGAAGTGCGTCGCGCACTCGCTGGACGACGAGCGGATCGCGTTCGACCTGCGGCGCGAGTACGGCATCTCGCTGCCGGTCATCCCGATGTACGACTTCGACAACGACGCGATCCGGGACACCTACGCGCGTACGAAGCTGGTCATCGGCATGCGCGGACACGCGGGCATGATCCCGTTCGGCTGCGGGACGCCGGTCATCAGCCTGATCTCGCACCCCAAGATGGCGTACTTCCTGGCCGACATCGAGCGGCCCGAGTGGGGCATCTCCGTCCACGACCGGCACCTGGGCGCCCGCCTCACCGAACGGGCGGCCGGGCTGCTGGCCGACCACGCGGCGGCGGTGGCCGATGTGCACGGCCGGCAGCGGGAGCTGTGGAAGGTCACCGAGGCGAACGCGGCGGACCTGCGCGTGATCCTGGGGCGCTAG
- a CDS encoding L,D-transpeptidase family protein has product MSGGGPGVRRRRGRRSSATRAAVGVLAVTALAAGCRAQAAQGTEPVPPPAPASGTPAASPTPRPFATPSDDAKPGGGPTATPSATAPVPQPSTAPPTPRPAVLMKTGSQGKQVRELQARLRQIGHFGRTPTGYYGTVTVAAVQSFQGKRELDRTGSTDAVTWQKLLGMTRTPTAAELDPPTERPATEPDERCMTGRVLCISKNSRTLSWMIDGRVVSSMDVRFGSQYTPTREGTFAVYWKSRHHVSTLYDSPMPYAMFFSGGQAVHYSSDFAARGYSGASHGCVNVRDEGKIAALYAQVKNGDKVVIYW; this is encoded by the coding sequence GTGAGCGGCGGCGGTCCGGGCGTGCGCCGGCGCCGCGGGAGGCGCTCCTCCGCGACGCGGGCGGCGGTCGGTGTGCTCGCCGTCACCGCGCTGGCGGCAGGCTGCAGGGCCCAGGCCGCCCAGGGTACGGAGCCGGTGCCACCGCCCGCCCCGGCCTCCGGCACCCCGGCGGCGAGCCCCACCCCGCGCCCCTTCGCCACTCCCTCCGACGACGCGAAGCCGGGCGGCGGCCCCACCGCGACGCCCTCGGCGACCGCACCCGTGCCGCAGCCGAGCACCGCGCCGCCCACGCCGCGGCCGGCGGTCCTGATGAAGACCGGGTCACAGGGCAAGCAGGTACGGGAACTCCAGGCCCGGCTCCGCCAGATCGGCCACTTCGGCCGCACCCCCACCGGCTACTACGGCACCGTCACCGTCGCGGCCGTCCAGTCCTTCCAGGGCAAGCGGGAGCTCGACCGCACCGGCAGCACCGATGCCGTCACCTGGCAGAAGCTGCTCGGTATGACCCGGACGCCGACGGCCGCGGAGCTGGACCCGCCGACCGAGCGGCCGGCGACCGAGCCGGACGAGCGGTGCATGACGGGGCGGGTCCTGTGCATCAGCAAGAACAGCCGGACCCTGTCGTGGATGATCGACGGCCGGGTCGTCTCCTCGATGGATGTGCGCTTCGGCTCGCAGTACACGCCCACCCGCGAGGGGACGTTCGCCGTGTACTGGAAGTCCCGGCACCACGTCTCGACGCTCTACGACTCGCCGATGCCGTACGCGATGTTCTTCAGCGGCGGCCAGGCGGTGCACTACTCCTCGGACTTCGCGGCCCGCGGCTACAGCGGCGCGTCGCACGGCTGTGTGAACGTCCGGGACGAGGGGAAGATCGCCGCACTGTACGCGCAGGTGAAGAACGGCGACAAGGTCGTCATCTACTGGTAG